The genomic window CAAGGTCGACCAAGTCTACGCTCCAAGTCATGACGGAGGGCTCTATTGGGCCGATCCGGTACTGGCGATCGAGTGGCCGGTGACGACAGTCGAGGCCAAAGTGTCGCCAAAAGATAGGTCCCTGCCCAGGCTGGACCAGCTTACGGCCATTTTCGAGTGACGGAGAGCGGTCAAATGCGCGTTCTGGTGACCGGGGGAGCGGGATTTATCGGCTCTGCAGTGTGCCGCAGCTTGGTGCTGCAGAAGGGCGCCGCAGTGATCAATGTCGACAAGTTGACCTATGCGGCCAACTCAGCCTCGTTGGCGTCTATCGAGGGGCTGACGTCATACTTGTTCGAGCAGCAGGATATCTGCGACCACGAGGCCATGGATTTCGTGTTCAGCAGCTACCAGCCTGACGCGGTCATTCACCTCGCAGCCGAGAGTCACGTCGACCGCTCGATCACCGGCTCGGCCGCTTTCATTGCCACGAATATCGTGGGCACCTACACGTTATTGGAAGTCGCCAGAAAGTACTATGAAGGCCTCTCGGTGCCACGACGAAAGCGGTTTCGCTTCGTTCATGTCTCGACAGACGAGGTCTACGGCTCACTCGGGCTTGCCGACTACTTCCGGGAGGAAACGCCTTACCAGCCGAGCTCGCCCTATTCAGCGAGCAAGGCAGCCTCGGATCATCTCGCGCTTGCATGGTTCAAGACCTATGGCCTGCCGGTCATCGTCTCGAATTGCTCGAACAACTACGGTCCCTTTCAATTTCCAGAGAAGCTCATTCCCTTGATGATTCTCAATGCGATCGAGCGCAAGCCGCTGCCGGTGTACGGCGACGGCCGAAACGTACGCGACTGGCTGCATGTTGAAGATCATGCGGCAGGGTTGATCACGCTTCTGTCGGAAGGCAAGCCCGGCGAGAAATACAATTTCGGCGGCGATAGCGAACGCTCCAACCTCGACGTCGTTACCCAGATCTGCGACGTCGTCGACAGATTGTATCCCGGCCCGGCAACGAGACGATCGATGATTACCTTTGTGCCGGATCGTCCGGGACACGATGTCCGCTACGCGATTGACGCATCGAAAGCCCGCCGTGAGCTTGGCTGGCGGCCCACTAGGACGTTCGAGCAGGGGCTGACCGAAACAGTCGTATGGTATCTCGAGAGTCGCGCGTGGTGGGAGCGTGCCCGCAGCGGGGTTTATGACGGCTCGCGTCTAGGGCTCCTCGCTACACAACATTGAGGCTAAAAATGACGGAAAGGCCCATTTTGATTGCTGGTCGCAACGGTCAGTTGGCAAGGTCTCTTCATGACCTCGCGGTGCTGCACAGTATTCCCGTGGTCTGCCTTGGACGCAACGAATTCAATCTGGAGGCTCATGGGGAACTCCGCCGAGCGGTCGATCCATTCGCGCCGTCCTTGATCATCAACGCTGCCGCTTACACGGCGGTGGACCTAGCAGAATCGGAAGTAGCAAGGGCATTCAGCATTAATCGCGACGCAGCGGCCGCGTTGGCCGACGTCGCATGGCGAATGAATATACCGTTCATCCACGTCTCAACCGACTATGTCTTTGACGGCACAAAGCTGGATGCTTACGAGGAAAGCGATGTTCCTGCGCCAATGAATGTGTACGGCGCATCGAAGCTCGCTGGCGAAGCTGCCGTTCTAGCGGCTCACCCGCTCGCAACGGTAATTCGCACTTCATGGCTATATAGTCCCCATGGCAACAACTTCGTTCGGACGATGCTGCGGCTCTGTGAATCGCATCCGGTCGTCAGAGTCGTTCAGGATCAATGCGGAAATCCAACTTCCGCGCTCGACCTTGCGTCGGCGATCCTTCAGCTCTCGGCGCGCCCGCTAACTCACGATCGTAGAGCCATGGTCGGCATCTTTCATCTTGCCGGACAAGGTGAGACGACTTGGCATGGGTTTGCCCAAGCGATTTTCGACTTGCTCGCTCGTCGCGGAATCCGAGTGCCGCAACTTGAGGCGATCACGAGCGAACAGTACCAGACGGCCGCGCGACGGCCGCGGAATTCGCGCCTCGATTCATCCAAGGCCGAACGCGTCTTAGGCATTCGATTGCCGTTATGGCGTTGTTCTCTCGAAACTTGTCTCGAACAACTCGTGGAAGGTAGCATCGATGCTGAAAGGAATTGTGCTGGCTGGGGGCAGCGGAACTCGACTGTATCCAATCACGAGAGCGGTCAGCAAGCAGCTACTGCCCATCTATGACAAGCCGATGATCTACTATCCCTTGTCGACGCTGATGCTGGCAGGCGTGCGCGAGATTCTTATCATAACCACGCCATCAGATCGGTGTCAGTTTGAGCGCTTACTGGGGGACGGCAGTCAATGGGGAGTGAGGCTCAGTTATACCGAGCAGCCCCGACCCGCCGGTCTGGCGGATGCGTTCATTGTTGGCGCAGACTTCATCGGGAGCGATCGCGTTGCGATGGTGCTTGGAGATAACATCTTCTTTGGCGACGGCCTGAGCGAAATGCTCGCAAGGGCCGCTGGACGTGAGGAAGGTGCAACCGTTTTCGCCTATCATGTACGAGATCCGCAGAGGTATGGCGTCGTTACGTTCGATGAGGGCGATCGCCCGCTGCGAATCGAGGAGAAGCCGAAGCAGCCGAGCTCGAACTGGGCGATCACGGGTCTCTATTTCTTCGACAACAACGTCGTGCGCTACGCACGGCGCATCGAGCCGTCGTCGCGCGGAGAACTCGAGATCACCGATCTGCAGATGCGGTATCTTTCGGCCAAGGCGCTCCATGTCGAGCGGATGGGACGGGGGTTTGCTTGGCTAGATACCGGAACAGTGGAGTCGCTAATCGATGCGGCTATGTTCGTGCAGACCCTCGAAAAGCGCCAGGGAATGAAGGTTGCTTGTCTTGAGGAAATTGCGCTGAGGCAGGGCTTCATCGAGCGTGACCAGATCGAAGAGTTGGCGCGGCCGTTGGAGAAGAGTGGTTACGGTCAGTATTTACGCGAGATCGGGTCTCTCCTGACTTGAGTCCCGGGCTGAATCATCCGCAGACATTGGAACGAGTTAACTCATGGTTCTTCGATGAATATCAGCTCGATCAAGAGTGAGACTTTGATGCCCGATTTTTCGCAAAATTCCCCGCTGGTGCGCTATGCGCTCAGAGGATTGGAGCGGTGTTGGCTACCTGAACACGGCTGCTGGTCACACATTTACCATCTGGACGGGCGCGCTTCGCCCAACGAGTCTTTACGGTGCAGCGATGTGTTCTACACGCTTAACGTTCTGCTCGGAATGTCGAGGATAAAGGAGGTTCCTCGCAGCATCAATCTATCGGAAACATTCTATCGGAATGCGGCCCAGCTCACGGTCCTTTCGGTGCCAAAGTATGCACTCGGCATGGCGCTTTGGGCTTCCGCAGAACTCAGCCTCGAGCTGCCCGAGCAAGTTAGGCGTGAAGTGAAGGCGCTCCTGAGTGATCAGGCGGGGTGGAAGACGTTTCGGGCCCAGGATTTGGGTATGTTATTGACGGGTGTGGTGGCTCAGGCCAGGGCCGGTGGCAAGGAGTGGGCGCCTTTCGCCGCTCCGCTGTATCGCTTTCTCCAGGAGCGATTTTACACCGGATCAGGGCTGTTCTTCGACGCAGCATCGGGACTTCGGCGGCGCTTCGCTTCGTTCGCGACGCAGATCTATCTCTCAATTGCGTGCTATCACTACGGTGAATTCGCAGGGGAGTCATCCGCACTCGCCATGGCAGACGCCTGCGTGCGCAGGTTGATTGCCCTTCAGGGCCCCGACGGCGAGTGGCCCTGGTTCTTCGATGCGGCCGGTGGGCGCGTGCTTGATTTTTACGAAGTCTACTCGGTGCACCAGTATGGCATGGCTCCGGCATTGCTCGAATGGGCAGAGCGCTATCGGGTTCGGGGAGCACGGGATGCCTTAGTCAAGGGATTTAATTGGGTATTGGGCAAGAACCAGCTTCGCCGCTCGATGCTGGTGCCCGATCTCGGGCTGACTATCCGATCTCAGCTTCGAAAGCGGGAGCTGACAACGAGAGCGCCCAGGATGCTGCGCGCAATCAAAAATGCCTACTCCGGACACGAGTCCGGGCTAATTGAAAATGCCGGTCTCGGACTTCGGCTGGAATGCCGTAGCTACGAACTGGGTTGGATATTGTGGTCGTTCGGTCAGCGAGGTGACTTACTGGAACTGACCCACAACTCGGCCTTTGGCAAGGTGCCGATACCGGCCTGACGCCGTGGGCGCGAATGCTTGTGCTAACGGTTCCAGGCGACGGTTCGCCGATTGCGCAACAGCGACAGCATTGTTATGACCCGGTGCATTCTTACGGCACACATGACTGCGATAGCTTTGGTGCGGGCTCCGATACCGTAGAGCCGGTCACTCCTTAAGATCGTGATGATGCCCGGAGCGGGCGAAGCCAGCACAAGCAGGGCCTGTGCGATCCAGCGCAATCTCCATGCCGGCTTACCGTCGGCCATGTTCCGGTAGTGCAGAAGCTGTCGGTCCCACTTGACATAGAGCTCCCGGAGAGAGCTCCTGGCCGGGTGGAAGACGATCATTTCCGGGGTATATCGAAATTGAAGCCCGGCACGCTGCGCGCGTTGTCCCCACTCCATATCCTCCGCCACGTCGATCCCTGCGAACGGACCGACGCAATGGAAATCCCGGCGAAGCATCGCCATGTTGCCAGTGCCGCAATAGCCATCGCGCTCGATATAGAGCTTGAAGCGATAGGCGAAGACGCTCTCGTAGGCCGCGATGGCATCCAGGCGCGGCTTCGTGCCCTGCCAGATGCGGACGTCCCCTCCGAGCACCGTTCGAGGCGGCAACGAATGCAGTGAGCGCCACACGCTGCTCAGCCAATCCGGATGTGCCCTGCAATCGGCATCAATGAAGGCAAGCACCTCGCCGCTCGCAGCGGCAACTCCGGTGTTGCGCGCCGGTCCAGGCCCGGGCCGCGCCTCGCACAACAGTCGTACGAGCGGATATTGAGCGAGGACGTCGGTCGGCAAGATTGCGGAGCCGTTGTCAACGACAATGATCTCGAACGAATCCCGGGGAATGCTCTGCGCCTCGAGACTGGCCAGGCATGTTTTCAGCGCGCTTGGCTGATTCAAATGGGGAACAATCACTGAGATTGCCCAGCATTTAATGTCCATTTAATTGCCTCCGCCGTCCGTGGCCACGACTCGGCCACTTACGGGTACTGTCGGTCTCGTATTTAAGGTCAAAATATAATATCAATATAACTTGCAAATAAAATCCCCATCATTATTATCTCGGTATTATTTAAGTTCAATTTGGAAAGCGGTCTTTTCGCTCAAAGCGAATTATGGCCGGGGGAGGAACCCATGCGTGCCTACTTTCTGGGGTGCCCCATCGATATCTTGACCATGGCAGAGACTGTCGACCTTGCTCGTAAGGCCATGCGAAACCGTCAGCGTCTACAGCATGTGGCGCTCAACGTAGCGAAGTTCGTCAACATGCGGTCCGATCCAGTGCTTGCCGCTGATGTCGCCAACAGCGACATTGTCGGAATCGACGGCATGGGAATCCTTTGGGGATCGCGTGTGCTTGGTCTCCCGGCAACGTCGCGAGTCACCGGCGTAGATCTACTCAGCGAGTTGCTGAAAGTGTGCGCGGAAGAGGGCTTCCGACCGTATTTTCTGGGAGCCTCACCCGCCGTCGTGCAACAGGCGGCGCAGCGTGTTCGGGACGAACACCCTTCGCTTGTCTTTGCTGGGTTGAGGCACGGTTATTTTTCCAGCGAGCAGGAGAACGAGGTCGTCCGCGATATTCGGTCCAGTGGCGCTGACTGCCTGTTCATCGGCATGCCCACGCCGCGGAAGGAACGTTTTCTTGCGGCCCACCGCGACGAACTCGGCGTACCGTTCATCATGGGCGTGGGCGGCGGGTTCGACGTTCTCGCGGGCTCAGTTTTGCGAGCCCCCACTCGCATGCAGCAACTCGGCCTCGAATGGTTGTACCGCATCTATCAGGAGCCCAGGCGGATGTGGTGGCGGTATGCCAGGACGAACACGCTATTTGCAGGAATCTTGACGCAAGCGTTCATGTGGCAGGCACTTAGACGGGCGCCTGGCATGTACAGTGCGCTGCCCCCCGGGGCCGGTCGGATCGGAGGGTGAGGCGTTGCGAAAGCATTTTCTCATCCTGTTAGGAACCAGGCCGGAAGCGATCAAGCTGTTTCCGGTCATCAACCGGCTCAAGGCCGAAAAGAACAAGGACATCGCCCTCACGGTCTGCGCGACAGCGCAGCACAGGGAATTGCTCGACCAGGTTCTCAAGGTGGCCAAGGTGGTCCCCGATTTCGATCTCGACGTCATGACCGTGAATCAGACGCTCGATAGTCTAACCGGCCGGCTATTGGCGCAGATCGGAGAAGTGCTGGAGAGGGTGAGGCCCACCAGAGTGATCGTCCAGGGCGACACTGCGACTGCTATGGCAGGTGCGTTGGCGTCTTACTATCACCGCGTTCCGGTCTCGCATGTCGAGGCCGGACTGCGTAGTGGAGATATCTTCGCACCTTGGCCCGAGGAGGTGAACCGCAAGATTGTCGGCTCGATCGCCGATCAGCATTTCGCGCCGACCGAGCGTGCTGCGAGAGCGCTGCGGGCGGAGAACGTCTCCAAGGATCGCATTCATGTTACTGGAAATACGGTCGTTGACGCGCTGATCCTCGCGAAAGCCATGGTGGAGGCCGATCCGCAGCTGTCGTCTCGCTGGGATGGAATCAAGAAGCACCACGGCAATCGCCGCATTATCCTAGTCACTTGCCATCGTCGCGAGAACTTCGGCGGGGGGGTTTTCAACGTCGTCAATGCACTGGAGACAATCCTGAGCAGGGAGGACGTTGCCGTCGTGCTTCCGGTTCACCCGAACCCGAACGTTCGCGACGTGTTCGCGAGCCGGCTCGCCGATCACCCGCGTGTGGTACTCATTTCTCCCCAAGAGTACACCGATTTTGTCAGCCTTCTGTCGCTGTCGTATTTGGTGCTCACTGACTCAGGAGGCGTGCAAGAAGAGGCGCCGACGTTCGGAAAGCCTGTCCTTGTTATGCGCGACACGACGGAACGTCCGGAGGGCGTTGAGGCTGGCACCGCACGATTGGTCGGCGCGAACTACGATAGGATCGTCCACGAAACATTCCGTCTTCTTGACGACGATGGGACTTATTCGGCTATGGCTCGCTCCCATAATCCCTTCGGTGACGGGCGGGCCAGCGAGCGGATCGTGAAGGTGCTTCTTGATGCCTGAATTTCATAAAGTTGCTGTCATCGGACTTGGCTACATCGGCTTGCCGACAGCCGCGCTGATAGCCAGCCGCGGCCTGCAGGTGGTTGGGGTGGACACAAAGGAATATGTGGTCAGGACGGTTGGTTCCGGATCCATTCACATTTCGGAGCCAGATCTTGATGGTCTCGTTTCCAAGGTGGTGTCGAGCGGAGCGTTGACGACATCAAGCGAACCGCAAGCCGCCGACGTCTTCATAATCGCGGTACCCACACCTATTGACGGAAACAATCGGCCGGATTTGTCCAATGTGAATACCGCGGTGGAGTCCATACTGGATCTGCTTCGACCGGGAAATCTCGTCATTCTCGAATCGACCTCGCCGATCGGAACGACTGAAGGAATCGCCAAGCGGATCAGCGAACGCAGGCCAGACCTGAGACTTGGTGTCAACGGTCATGAGGATGGTGCGATCTACGTCGCTTATTGTCCGGAGCGCGTATTGCCAGGGAGGATCTTGAGTGAACTCATCAACAATGACCGATGCATCGGGGGAGTGACCCCTGCCTGCACTCGGCGGGCTCAGCGCTTCTATAAGATGTTCGTTCGGGGCGCCTGCGTTGCAACCACCGCCCGCGCAGCCGAGTTGGTCAAACTCACGGAGAACGCGTTCCGCGACACGAACATTGCATTTGCCAATGAGCTCTCATTGATCTGCGACAGGTTCGACATCAATGTTTGGGAGGTTATCGATATTGCCAACCGTCATCCTCGCGTGACTGTGTTGCGACCGGGACCAGGTGTGGGTGGTCATTGCATTGCCGTCGATCCGTGGTTCATCATCGACTCGGCGCCGGACCTCGCGCGCCTCATGCGGGCGAGCCGCGAGGTCAACATTGCCAAGACGGAAAGCATTATTAAGCGAGCCGAGGCTCTGATCGACGATCATCCATACGCAAACGTGGCTTGCTGCGGGCTGACGTTCAAGGCAAATGTCGATGATCTGCGCGAAAGTCCGGCGATGGAAATCGCAGTACACCTCGCGAAGAAGTACGGGGAGCGCATCAAGTTTGTCGAACCGAATCTGCGGCGGTTGCCGCCCGAACTTGCCGACTACCGGCCCGAATTCTTGAGCATCGACCAAGCATTGCGCACGTGTGAGATCGCCCTTCTCCTTGTCGACCACGACGAATTCAAGATGGTTCCACTAGCCGAACGTCGTCATCTCGACGTCATCGATACTCGGGGCATATGGCAAGATATGCCTGCGCGAACGTGAGGCCGCCGAACCCTCCAGAGGCGAGACTAACGATTTGATACCCTTCTTGGATTTGAAAGCACAGGCTCGGACGGTCGGATCGCAAATCGACGTTGCGATCGCGCGTGCAATTCGAGACGAACGGCATACGTGGAGACGTGAAGCGGGTTCTTTCGAGAAACGCTTCGCGGATTACTGCAGCGTCGCTTGTTGCAGCGCCGTTAACAGTGGCGCATCGGCGCTCCGTCTCGCATTGCTGGCTGCTGGAGTGGGGCCGGGCAATGAGGTGATCACGGTCTCGATGAATTTCGTCGCGGCGACGGCCGCCATTATCAGCTGCGGTGCAACACCTGTCTTTGTGGACGTTGATCCAGTCACCTGGACGATGAACCCTGCTCTGATCGAGGCTGCGATTACGAACAAAACGAGGGCGATCGTGCCGGCCCATCTGCATGGGCTCATGGCGGACATGGATCCAATCATGTCGATTGCCCGCCGCCATGGTCTCTTTGTAATCGAGGACGCTGCCCAGGCGCATGGCGCTGTGTACAAGAGCAGGCGTGCCGGCTCGATCGGAGACTTCGGCTGCTTCAGCTTCTATCCCGATAAGAATCTCGGAGCCGATGGCGAGGCCGGAGCAGTTGTCACCGATCAGCCGGAACTTGCGCGACGCGTGTCCCTGCTCCTCAATCGAACGCCGGAGGACGAGCGAAATCATATTGTCGCAAGATACGATGGCCGAATGGACGAAGTTCAGGCGGCAATACTGAACGTGAAGATGGACCACATCGAAGCCTGGACCGAGGCTCGTCGATCGATCGCCGCGAAGTATGATCAGGAGCTGTCCGATCTGGCAGTTGCGCCTCCGCGGCCACCCAGCCACAGCCGGCATGTCTATCATATCTACGCCCTTAGGCTTCCGCATCGCGATCAGGCTCTTGCCATGCTGGGTCGCGCGGGAATCGGCGTTGGCATTCATTACCCAGTTCCGGTCCATCTACAACGGAGCTACTTAGAACTTGGATATCGCGTCGGCGATCTGCCTGTAAGTGAGAGGCTTGCGCATGAGTTTCTATCGCTTCCCATTTATCCCGAGCTGTTGCCGGAGCAACCGGGCATTGTTGCCGCCAAAGTGAGAAAGGTCGCGACACGAGAGACGCGAATATTCCGAAGCAACTGGGCATTTCAGGACAAAATGCCTCGATATGGCCGATTAGCCTAGAACAGGAGAGCGGTCAGGATGGATCTCAAGGGCAAACGCGTTCTCGTTACCGGAGGTGCCGGATTCATCGGTTCGCATATCGTAGATTTGTTGTGCGACGAAGGTTGCGTCGAGATCGTCGCGCTCGACAATATGACGACCGGCCGACCGGAGAATCTTAGGAAGTCGCTTAATCGAGGACCCGTGCGATTGGTCCGCGGCGATTTACGCGACACTAAGTTGGTGGAGGCTCTTGTAAAGGGAGCCAATATCATCTTTCACCACGCTGCACCATGCAGCACCCATTGCATGGCCGAACCGCGCCTCGCCATGGAGGTCATGGTGAACGGGACTTTCGATCTGCTTGAACTTTGCGTCAAGTATGACGTCGAGAAGTTGATCGCCGCGTCTTCCGCTTCGGTGTACGGGGCGGCGGCGGAGGAACTGCCGACGACGGAGCATCAGAACCCGTACGGAAACCGTACGGTCTATGGAACGGCGAAGGTCTGCAATGAAGGCCTGCTCCGCGCCTATAACGATATGCATGGTCTCGACTATATCGCCTTGAGATATTTTGACGTGTATGGCAGCCGAATGGACGTGCACGGTCGATACGCCGAGATGTTGATTCGGTGGATGGATGAGTTGGAGGCTGGAACGCCGCCAGTAGTAGTTGGGCACGACCGGACCTTGGACTTAGTGCATGTCCGCGACGCAGCACGCGCAACCATCCTTGCTGCGAGGGCAAAGGTCAGCGACGAGGTGTTCAACGTGGGGAGCGGTATCGAAACAAGTTTGGTGCAGCTCGCTTCGGCCTTGGCTTCCGTTATGGGCCATCACGGCGCGCTCCCGCAAATCGCGCCCGAGCACTCGATCAATCCTGTACCGCGCCGGGTGGCGTCGACAGGCAAAACAGAACGTCTGCTGGGCTTCCAAATCACAGTGCCGCTCGAACTCGGACTGACGGAGTTTGTGAAGTGGTGGCGCTCCGAACGAGGACTTGCAACCGCGCGGCAAAGGCAGGCTCTGGCTTCATGAGTCCCCTTGCTGTGGCACAACATGCCGAGAAGGAGGCGGTCTTCTCGATAGGAGGGGCCGGCGCTTGAGAGGACGCTGGCCGAAACACGGAAACCGGGCAAGTTTCGATCATGAAATTGAGTGCGATGGAGAATGGCAATGCGAGTTCTTGTAACAGGTCATCTTGGCTACATCGGCACGGTCTTGACGCCAATGCTGGTCGGCGCCGGTCACGAGGTGACTGGAATGGACAGCGATATCTACTCCCGGTGTACATACGCTGCTGGCGGTAGCATTCTCGAGGTCCCGACGATTTGGAAGGACGTCAGAGACGCGGAGGTCGCGGATCTCGTTGGCTTCGACGCTGTGCTGCAT from Bradyrhizobium zhanjiangense includes these protein-coding regions:
- the wecC gene encoding UDP-N-acetyl-D-mannosamine dehydrogenase gives rise to the protein MPEFHKVAVIGLGYIGLPTAALIASRGLQVVGVDTKEYVVRTVGSGSIHISEPDLDGLVSKVVSSGALTTSSEPQAADVFIIAVPTPIDGNNRPDLSNVNTAVESILDLLRPGNLVILESTSPIGTTEGIAKRISERRPDLRLGVNGHEDGAIYVAYCPERVLPGRILSELINNDRCIGGVTPACTRRAQRFYKMFVRGACVATTARAAELVKLTENAFRDTNIAFANELSLICDRFDINVWEVIDIANRHPRVTVLRPGPGVGGHCIAVDPWFIIDSAPDLARLMRASREVNIAKTESIIKRAEALIDDHPYANVACCGLTFKANVDDLRESPAMEIAVHLAKKYGERIKFVEPNLRRLPPELADYRPEFLSIDQALRTCEIALLLVDHDEFKMVPLAERRHLDVIDTRGIWQDMPART
- a CDS encoding NAD-dependent epimerase/dehydratase family protein — its product is MDLKGKRVLVTGGAGFIGSHIVDLLCDEGCVEIVALDNMTTGRPENLRKSLNRGPVRLVRGDLRDTKLVEALVKGANIIFHHAAPCSTHCMAEPRLAMEVMVNGTFDLLELCVKYDVEKLIAASSASVYGAAAEELPTTEHQNPYGNRTVYGTAKVCNEGLLRAYNDMHGLDYIALRYFDVYGSRMDVHGRYAEMLIRWMDELEAGTPPVVVGHDRTLDLVHVRDAARATILAARAKVSDEVFNVGSGIETSLVQLASALASVMGHHGALPQIAPEHSINPVPRRVASTGKTERLLGFQITVPLELGLTEFVKWWRSERGLATARQRQALAS
- the rfbD gene encoding dTDP-4-dehydrorhamnose reductase encodes the protein MTERPILIAGRNGQLARSLHDLAVLHSIPVVCLGRNEFNLEAHGELRRAVDPFAPSLIINAAAYTAVDLAESEVARAFSINRDAAAALADVAWRMNIPFIHVSTDYVFDGTKLDAYEESDVPAPMNVYGASKLAGEAAVLAAHPLATVIRTSWLYSPHGNNFVRTMLRLCESHPVVRVVQDQCGNPTSALDLASAILQLSARPLTHDRRAMVGIFHLAGQGETTWHGFAQAIFDLLARRGIRVPQLEAITSEQYQTAARRPRNSRLDSSKAERVLGIRLPLWRCSLETCLEQLVEGSIDAERNCAGWGQRNSTVSNHESGQQAATAHL
- a CDS encoding WecB/TagA/CpsF family glycosyltransferase, coding for MRAYFLGCPIDILTMAETVDLARKAMRNRQRLQHVALNVAKFVNMRSDPVLAADVANSDIVGIDGMGILWGSRVLGLPATSRVTGVDLLSELLKVCAEEGFRPYFLGASPAVVQQAAQRVRDEHPSLVFAGLRHGYFSSEQENEVVRDIRSSGADCLFIGMPTPRKERFLAAHRDELGVPFIMGVGGGFDVLAGSVLRAPTRMQQLGLEWLYRIYQEPRRMWWRYARTNTLFAGILTQAFMWQALRRAPGMYSALPPGAGRIGG
- a CDS encoding DegT/DnrJ/EryC1/StrS family aminotransferase gives rise to the protein MIPFLDLKAQARTVGSQIDVAIARAIRDERHTWRREAGSFEKRFADYCSVACCSAVNSGASALRLALLAAGVGPGNEVITVSMNFVAATAAIISCGATPVFVDVDPVTWTMNPALIEAAITNKTRAIVPAHLHGLMADMDPIMSIARRHGLFVIEDAAQAHGAVYKSRRAGSIGDFGCFSFYPDKNLGADGEAGAVVTDQPELARRVSLLLNRTPEDERNHIVARYDGRMDEVQAAILNVKMDHIEAWTEARRSIAAKYDQELSDLAVAPPRPPSHSRHVYHIYALRLPHRDQALAMLGRAGIGVGIHYPVPVHLQRSYLELGYRVGDLPVSERLAHEFLSLPIYPELLPEQPGIVAAKVRKVATRETRIFRSNWAFQDKMPRYGRLA
- the wecB gene encoding non-hydrolyzing UDP-N-acetylglucosamine 2-epimerase — translated: MRKHFLILLGTRPEAIKLFPVINRLKAEKNKDIALTVCATAQHRELLDQVLKVAKVVPDFDLDVMTVNQTLDSLTGRLLAQIGEVLERVRPTRVIVQGDTATAMAGALASYYHRVPVSHVEAGLRSGDIFAPWPEEVNRKIVGSIADQHFAPTERAARALRAENVSKDRIHVTGNTVVDALILAKAMVEADPQLSSRWDGIKKHHGNRRIILVTCHRRENFGGGVFNVVNALETILSREDVAVVLPVHPNPNVRDVFASRLADHPRVVLISPQEYTDFVSLLSLSYLVLTDSGGVQEEAPTFGKPVLVMRDTTERPEGVEAGTARLVGANYDRIVHETFRLLDDDGTYSAMARSHNPFGDGRASERIVKVLLDA
- the rfbB gene encoding dTDP-glucose 4,6-dehydratase, with amino-acid sequence MRVLVTGGAGFIGSAVCRSLVLQKGAAVINVDKLTYAANSASLASIEGLTSYLFEQQDICDHEAMDFVFSSYQPDAVIHLAAESHVDRSITGSAAFIATNIVGTYTLLEVARKYYEGLSVPRRKRFRFVHVSTDEVYGSLGLADYFREETPYQPSSPYSASKAASDHLALAWFKTYGLPVIVSNCSNNYGPFQFPEKLIPLMILNAIERKPLPVYGDGRNVRDWLHVEDHAAGLITLLSEGKPGEKYNFGGDSERSNLDVVTQICDVVDRLYPGPATRRSMITFVPDRPGHDVRYAIDASKARRELGWRPTRTFEQGLTETVVWYLESRAWWERARSGVYDGSRLGLLATQH
- the rfbA gene encoding glucose-1-phosphate thymidylyltransferase RfbA encodes the protein MLKGIVLAGGSGTRLYPITRAVSKQLLPIYDKPMIYYPLSTLMLAGVREILIITTPSDRCQFERLLGDGSQWGVRLSYTEQPRPAGLADAFIVGADFIGSDRVAMVLGDNIFFGDGLSEMLARAAGREEGATVFAYHVRDPQRYGVVTFDEGDRPLRIEEKPKQPSSNWAITGLYFFDNNVVRYARRIEPSSRGELEITDLQMRYLSAKALHVERMGRGFAWLDTGTVESLIDAAMFVQTLEKRQGMKVACLEEIALRQGFIERDQIEELARPLEKSGYGQYLREIGSLLT
- a CDS encoding glycosyltransferase, translating into MDIKCWAISVIVPHLNQPSALKTCLASLEAQSIPRDSFEIIVVDNGSAILPTDVLAQYPLVRLLCEARPGPGPARNTGVAAASGEVLAFIDADCRAHPDWLSSVWRSLHSLPPRTVLGGDVRIWQGTKPRLDAIAAYESVFAYRFKLYIERDGYCGTGNMAMLRRDFHCVGPFAGIDVAEDMEWGQRAQRAGLQFRYTPEMIVFHPARSSLRELYVKWDRQLLHYRNMADGKPAWRLRWIAQALLVLASPAPGIITILRSDRLYGIGARTKAIAVMCAVRMHRVITMLSLLRNRRTVAWNR